A segment of the Holophagales bacterium genome:
CCCGGATGATCGGCGCACGGTCCAGGCCAGCCTTGGCGGCGAGGACAGGAAGGTATTCCCGGACCTCGCCGGCCGCGACGTCGGTCGTGATGACGTGAAAGACCCGGGCCTTCTCGAAGACCTTGCGCGCGGCGTGCCCGAGAGAGGCCGAGAGCAGGACGTTAGCGTCCGCGACGACGCTTCTTAAAGTCTTCGAAACCACGCTGAGCCTCGTCCTCCGTGATTCCCTTGGCCTGCAGCTGCTCGGCGAGCTGGGCCGAGAGCGTCAGGTAGAGCTGCCGCCTCATCTCCAGAGGGACGTTCTTGGGGTCCTTCAGGGGGACGATCAGGGCGGTGGGGTGGCTGTGGCTGGTGACGAGGACGTTCTCGGCACCATTGAGGATTTCGCTGGTCTGGTTCCGGAGCTCGCGGACGGTGACGGTCTTCATGGCCTTGTCTCCGCTTCCATCCTGCTCCTGTCGGTGGATATGTGTCAACAGGTGTGTACACATACGTGCCT
Coding sequences within it:
- a CDS encoding type II toxin-antitoxin system Phd/YefM family antitoxin is translated as MKTVTVRELRNQTSEILNGAENVLVTSHSHPTALIVPLKDPKNVPLEMRRQLYLTLSAQLAEQLQAKGITEDEAQRGFEDFKKRRRGR